CTTGAAGTTGTGGAATTTTTCAAATCATCTACACTTGCAGGAGCGTTAAGTTTTTTAGATAAATCCGAAGCCAACATCCAGAAATCAATTTCTGGATTAAAGCAAGGTGTATGTTTCATAAGATAACCGAAATCACTTGCTATAGAAATGGCCTCATCATCTAGATCTTCATCAATTCCAAAGGCAATATGAGGGTGACTCACAATACCCCGAAACCCAAATCTGTCATCAAAGTAGTCATAAGCTCTAGATCTTGGGTCTTGGGGAAAAGGCATAGCCAAATCATATATCAACCCATCAATCTCAAGCCAAGCATGGTCAAAAAATTCACCATTATCACATCCCACAACACCTATGCACGGGATTGATTCTATCTTATTAAATTTCAACAATGTATGGGCAATAGCTACAGATGCGTAACATGCTCCAGTCCACTCATTGTAAAATATCAAATCTGAAATAATATCAAGTATTTTATCTTTCAAAATAAACACTTTCTTATTTTTACTAATAAGACAGAAACCCAGTCAACAAAATATCTGTTGTTTCAGACCCGATCATAACAAAGAAAAAGAAGCTAAACCATTTTTAATCTAATGAATTTAAATATTTAAACGACTGCGGTGGGGTAAACTTATCATCAAGCTCTTTTGGGTCAATTGGTATATGATATCTTGAAGCTTTTTCAACCATAATGGCATAACCGATGTTACGATTTAAAAAATATTCAAAGAAAAAATCCTTATTGATACCAGAGTCATTCCCGGTCAATCTCCATAGGGTCTCAGGGGATTCAACAAGTATCTTTCGGACTGAAAACTCCCCAATTATCTTTTTTATGGGATTCGATGCATAAACGACAATTCGGTTTACATCTTTTTTAAAAATTGCTTTTCGGTATTCATATTTCTTCTGACCGGAAAAGATTTTATCCGCAAATTCAGGTTTAATGGATAACAAGACGTCCACTTACCCCACCCCTTTCTAAAACATTAAAAAATTGGGAATCCGAAAGCCTCATACATCCCCAATACGCTTCTCCATTGAGACCCACCTCATCAATTAACAAGCCCCGTGTAAGACGTTTGGAAAAAGCGGCATTATAGAGCATTTTAAGAGCATAAAGCCGACCATTGTTTCTCCATAACGATCGTATATCTCTCTCGTCGAAAACACTGAATGGCAAAGTAAAATCTACAAAGTCATCTTCCCCCGCAAATTGTCTCTTATGTCTTATATCTTCTACAGTACATACGGAAGTAGCCACAGCCCGATACCGAGCACGGCCCTCTACGTCAGTGGTTCTATAGATGACAGCAATATCACCAGGCCTAACAAAACCCAGATCCATACTGCAGATATATGTTTTCTGAATACTGTTCGTATGAGATACATCCTGAACGATATCAAAGGACTCATTGTTAAGTATAGAATCGGGAAACAACTGCGTATGCCATTCAGGCTTGATTGCCAGTAGAAATTTTTGCTTACCCCTTGTATCAATTAAAGGATAATCCCTTCTCACATTCCCGGTTATGTTGGGATAAAGTGATTTGAGCATAACGATTTCAATCCCATTCTCCGTCTTTTTTTGCCCATATTGTCCGAACCCAAACTCAAAAAGTAGTCGGATGAGCGGCCGATGTTTATCAAAAACTGTCACATAGATATCTGATGCCTCTGAATCTATGGCATGATCTAATGCTTTTTTAATGAAACGTTCACCCAGCCTTGACCCATGCCCATTAATCTTCAACGTGCCGAGCTTAACCCGTCGGGCATACGGCAGTGCGGGATGGATATCTCCGACGGCCTCTTTCTCTATTTTTAAATACATAAACCCCGATAATAACCCTTCATCATACAGAGTGTATGCACAGGCACCCTCACGCCCTTTTTTTTCAAACCAATGTATAAATTCCCTATAATCATTTTTCAAAGAATCAAAAAATGGGTCATCCACGTTGACATCCGCAAATCGCTGTAGCCTTAAATCTATTCCCATATCGAACTCCTTAATTTTACCATAGGTCTGAAAAAGGGGCATCCCTTTTAGCTTTTAACGCCCACAGGCCCCACAGCACCCTCAAAAAAGCGATCCTTTTCCATACCCCACCCATCCGACCCTGACAAGCTCCCGCGTCCGTTTTCCGTAATTTTCTCCCGTTTTCCCCCATCCGCAACAGCGTCTTGACATTCCATTCCGGTCTGGGTACAGTTTTCATACTGCGGCAAAAAACCGCAGTCGGGATTCGCACCCCCGAAAGCAGAGGAGCTAGCGCCCTCCACCATGAAAGAAATGCAGGCGCATTTTTTGCGCCCTTTCTTACCCTTATGGCGGAGCTGTGCGGGGCTTCTTCGGAAGCGCCGGTTCTCCTTTGCCCGGTAGTGCGAACCCGCTCAGCTCCGCCTCCCTTTTCGCACAAAGGCGGCGGATTCCCAGCTATCACCAGCAAAGGAGACCGTCATGACACAGAACCTGCCCACCACTGCTTTCACTTTTCAGGATCACACCGTAAGAACCCTCACCGAAGAAGACGGAAGCCTCTGGTTTGTTGCCAGAGATGTTTGTGATGCCCTGGGCATTTCGTGGAGGGGCAACACACTGGACAGTATTCCGGAAAACTGGAGGGGGATGCGGAGTTTCCGCACCCCCCTCCAGAATCAGCACGGGGTGTACGGCGAACAGGATCAGGAGTTCGTCACCATCAACGAACCCGCCCTGTACAAGCTGGCCTTCCGATCCAACAAACCCGCCGCCGAAGATTTCACCAACTGGGTGGCCTCGGAAGTGCTTCCCGCCATCCGCAGGACAGGCCGCTTTTCCGGGATGGCTCCGGCCCTTGCCACGGAAGCCCCGGACAGGGAAGACCAGATCCGCCTTGCCCGCAAGCTCGTGACGCAGGTGAACGCCATCCTCCGGGATATGCCCGCCCTCAGCCGCCTGTATCAGGATCTGGGCGTTTCCGTGAACGATGTCCTCCGCACTCTCTGCGTCCTCAGCCCGGACATCCACCACGAAGCCTATCTCCAGTCCCTCCGGGATCATGATGCCGCAGCACGGCCGCGGAACTGATCCATAAAAAAAGCCCCTGCATCCTTTTTCGGTGCGGGGGTTTTTGTTTTATCCAGATAAGCCCCCACCCCCCGTCAAGCAAAATCAAGCCCCATTCAGCCAAAAAGAACACCCATCCACGCACATCTAAGCACCATCTGAAAAAGCCCCCCATTCCGGCCCTATAATCTCCGCAGAAATGATCACCTGAAAGGGGTCTGACCCCTTTTATGAAAAAAGGGAGCGGAACATGGATACAGCGGTACAGGTTTTTGAAAATCGGGAATTTGGGCAGGTTCGCATTGTTGAAGGACGGAACGGCGAGCCGTGGTTTGTGGCAACTGACATTGCAAGGGCGTTGGGTTATGAAAAGCCAAACAACGCAATAAACAGCCATTGTAAAAAAGTCAATAAAATCAATTACCCTGAAACAGGGCACCCAATAAATATTATCCCAGAGGCTGATCTTTACAGGCTCATAATGAGATCAAACCTTGAATCGGCTGAAAAGTTTCAGGATTGGGTGGTTGAAGAAGTCCTCCCCTCCATCCGTCGCACCGGGGCATATCAGATCCCCCGCAACGACCACCCCCTCAAAATCCTGATCCAGCAGGATTTTTGGGCAGCGGAATGTGTTGCCGACATGCTCCGGGTTTCCGATGACTCCCGGCTGACCCTTTGTTATGCCATCTATGACCGCCATGGTCTGGATAAATCTGTACTGCCCCAGTACACGGAAGCACCCCGCCAGCGCATGTCCGCATCGGCCCTTTTAAAAAAACACAACGTGGACATGAGCACCATCAAATTTAATCAGCTCATGGTGAACAATGGGATGCTGGAGGAGCGGGAGCGCACCGGAGCCAGTGGGGCGGTCAGAAAATTCAAGAACCTCACGGATCTGGGTTTGGCTTTCGGCGAGAATATGGTTTCCCCGCAAAACCCCAGAGAAACCCATCCCATGTATTATGAGGATGCCTTTGAGGATCTTCTCATGACCCTGACCATGGGGACATCTCAGGAGCCGTGACATAAAAGGGGTCTGACCCCTTTTCGCTGATCCATAAAGAAAGCCCCTGCATCCTTTTCGGTGCGGGGGCTTTGTGCGTCCGGGGTTCAGCAACGCTTTTGTGCAGGCAGTGGGTTCTTATTTTTCCACATCAAATGATGTGGAAAAACAGGAACCAGAGAAAGGTCGGGCAGGCCCTTTTAAAAGAATCAGGTTGCATTTTTTGCAAATTTTATGCAAAATTCAGCCCTGAATTACATATCCACCTGACCCGGAGGCCGTATGCTCATCGAATTCAATGTCACCAATTACCGTTCCTTCTGGGAGCCCCAGCACCTCCAGATGACAGCCAGCACCGCAGCGGAGCTGAAGGAAAGCCATACCTTCGCGCCTGCCTCCAAAGAAACGCTGCGACTTCTGCAGTCTGCGGTGATCTATGGGCCGAATGCCTCCGGCAAAAGCAACCTGATCAAAGCCCTTTCCTTTATGCGGGAAATGGTGCTGCAGTCTGCCCAGGGTCAGGAAGGAGACGCCATCGATGCCTCTCCCTTCCTCTTCCATGAAAGCGGAGACAGCCTGCCCGGTGAATTTGAGGTGATCTTTATTGCGGACGGGGTGCGGTATCAATATGGCTTTGCCGTGAACCGCCAGAGGATTGTGCATGAATGGCTGCTGGCCTATCCCCAGAGCAGGGCGCAGCGCTGGTTTGAACGTTCCTGGAATGAAAAGATCCGGGCTTACGACTGGAAATTCAGCACCAGCTTCACAGGCACCAGAAAGCTCTGGCAGGAGGCCACCCGCGCCAATGCCCTTTTTCTTTCCACCGCCATCCAGCTCAACAATGAACAGATGAAGCCGGTTTTCCACTGGTTCCGGAAAATTTCCATCATTCCCCACAATGCCATCATGCACCGGGCCTTTTCCGTTGAACACTGCCAGAACGAAGCGCATAAACAGGCCCTCCTTGAACTGCTGAATGCGGCGGATCTCAGCATCAGAGATATCCGGTGTGAAAAAAAGGAACTGGAAAAAGAAGACCTGCCGCCGGGTATACCCAGAGAACTTCGGGAAAAATTTCTTTCTGATTTTCCGGGAGGAAAGGTTGTCCGGGTCTTTCTGGGCCACCAGATGGAGGATTCCGATGCCATTGTGTGGCTGCCTCTGGAAGAGGAATCGGACGGCACCCAGAAGCTTTTCGACTATGCAGGCCCATGGCTGGATGGCCTGAAGAATGGACGTATCTTTATGGTGGATGAGCTGAACAACAGCCTTCATCCCCATATTTTGCGGTTTATTCTGGGGCTTTTTCACAATGCGGCGCTGAACCGTGAGAATGCTCAGCTCATTTTCACCACCCATGACACTTCCCTTCTGGATCAGGAAATCATGCGGCGGGATCAGATCTGGTTCATGGAAAAGGACAGGCACAACGGCAGCCGTCTCTACCCCCTTTCCGATTTCAAACCCCGCAACACGGAAGCACTGGAAAGGGGTTATCTTCAGGGCCGGTACGGGGCCATTCCCTTTATCGGCGAGGTGAGGTTCTGATGGGAACGGACGATCTGCATCATAAAAGAAAGGCAAGACAACTTTCCTCCCTTGCCAGGGAAAGGGCAAAACGCGCCCCCTATGAAAGCGTGCTGATTGTCTGTGAAGGCGAAAAAACGGAGCCTGCGTACTTTGAGGCCATGCGGAAGGATCTGAGGCTGAGCAGCGCCAATATCCGTGTGACGGGAGATTCGGGTTCCGCTCCCATCCGTGTGGTGAATTACGGCCTTGAGCACCACAAAAACTATGACAGGGTATTTTGCGTTTTCGATAAAGACCGGCACGGAAGCTACCAGCCTGCTCTGGACAAGCTGAAAGGCAGAAGCCTTCCGAAAATCCGGGCCATTGTGTCAGCGCCCTGTTTTGAATTCTGGCTGCTGCTGCATTTTGAAAAAACCACAAGGAATTTTGATACAAAGGGAAGCGGCTCCATCTGCGAAAATGTCATTGCCGCCCTCAGAAAACCACGCCTTTATCCGGACTATGCCAAGGGCCATGGGGATGCCTGTTCCCACCTGAAAGATCGTCTGCCTCAGGCCATGAAAAACGCCAGAGAAGTGCTGGCCCATTGTGAACAGTCCCAAAGCTGGGAAACCTTTACGGAGGTGCATCTGCTTGTGGATTATCTGCAAAATCTGAAAAAGTAGGCTGATGCTTCCACCCCCCGTCAAGCAAAATCTTGCCCCATTCAGCAAAAAAGAACACCCATCCACGCTCATCTAAGCACCATCTACAAAAAA
The nucleotide sequence above comes from Desulfobotulus pelophilus. Encoded proteins:
- a CDS encoding BRO-N domain-containing protein yields the protein MTQNLPTTAFTFQDHTVRTLTEEDGSLWFVARDVCDALGISWRGNTLDSIPENWRGMRSFRTPLQNQHGVYGEQDQEFVTINEPALYKLAFRSNKPAAEDFTNWVASEVLPAIRRTGRFSGMAPALATEAPDREDQIRLARKLVTQVNAILRDMPALSRLYQDLGVSVNDVLRTLCVLSPDIHHEAYLQSLRDHDAAARPRN
- a CDS encoding RloB family protein; protein product: MGTDDLHHKRKARQLSSLARERAKRAPYESVLIVCEGEKTEPAYFEAMRKDLRLSSANIRVTGDSGSAPIRVVNYGLEHHKNYDRVFCVFDKDRHGSYQPALDKLKGRSLPKIRAIVSAPCFEFWLLLHFEKTTRNFDTKGSGSICENVIAALRKPRLYPDYAKGHGDACSHLKDRLPQAMKNAREVLAHCEQSQSWETFTEVHLLVDYLQNLKK
- a CDS encoding ASCH domain-containing protein; translated protein: MDVLLSIKPEFADKIFSGQKKYEYRKAIFKKDVNRIVVYASNPIKKIIGEFSVRKILVESPETLWRLTGNDSGINKDFFFEYFLNRNIGYAIMVEKASRYHIPIDPKELDDKFTPPQSFKYLNSLD
- a CDS encoding AAA family ATPase translates to MLIEFNVTNYRSFWEPQHLQMTASTAAELKESHTFAPASKETLRLLQSAVIYGPNASGKSNLIKALSFMREMVLQSAQGQEGDAIDASPFLFHESGDSLPGEFEVIFIADGVRYQYGFAVNRQRIVHEWLLAYPQSRAQRWFERSWNEKIRAYDWKFSTSFTGTRKLWQEATRANALFLSTAIQLNNEQMKPVFHWFRKISIIPHNAIMHRAFSVEHCQNEAHKQALLELLNAADLSIRDIRCEKKELEKEDLPPGIPRELREKFLSDFPGGKVVRVFLGHQMEDSDAIVWLPLEEESDGTQKLFDYAGPWLDGLKNGRIFMVDELNNSLHPHILRFILGLFHNAALNRENAQLIFTTHDTSLLDQEIMRRDQIWFMEKDRHNGSRLYPLSDFKPRNTEALERGYLQGRYGAIPFIGEVRF
- a CDS encoding BRO-N domain-containing protein, with amino-acid sequence MDTAVQVFENREFGQVRIVEGRNGEPWFVATDIARALGYEKPNNAINSHCKKVNKINYPETGHPINIIPEADLYRLIMRSNLESAEKFQDWVVEEVLPSIRRTGAYQIPRNDHPLKILIQQDFWAAECVADMLRVSDDSRLTLCYAIYDRHGLDKSVLPQYTEAPRQRMSASALLKKHNVDMSTIKFNQLMVNNGMLEERERTGASGAVRKFKNLTDLGLAFGENMVSPQNPRETHPMYYEDAFEDLLMTLTMGTSQEP